One stretch of Caldinitratiruptor microaerophilus DNA includes these proteins:
- a CDS encoding coiled-coil domain-containing protein, translating to MLPRTILRSELVRHIEGLGLLVEELREWARRQEQELAQRAMALARSEGILAERQRELEAALREMQEQRLELAGLAQQLQAERAALEARREILRQQEEALAARAALLAEREELLRERESRAGSAGGRRPADGGAPRMRVVDTPVPPPRGAESSPGDGTAGPQPDTRAQAGGEDAVPAGPTPEAVLARVIGPLGDIQVVEAKVRWGEGAAETS from the coding sequence ATGCTGCCGCGCACCATCCTGCGCTCGGAACTGGTGCGGCACATAGAGGGGCTCGGGCTTCTCGTCGAGGAGCTTCGTGAGTGGGCGCGGCGACAGGAGCAGGAACTGGCCCAGCGGGCGATGGCGCTCGCCCGCAGCGAGGGGATTCTGGCCGAGCGCCAGCGGGAGCTGGAGGCGGCCCTGCGAGAGATGCAGGAGCAGCGCCTCGAGCTGGCCGGCCTGGCCCAGCAGCTGCAGGCTGAGCGGGCGGCGCTGGAGGCGCGCCGCGAGATCCTCAGGCAGCAGGAGGAGGCGCTGGCAGCCCGCGCGGCGCTCCTGGCCGAGCGGGAGGAGCTCCTGCGCGAGCGCGAGAGCCGCGCCGGCTCTGCCGGAGGGCGGCGGCCCGCCGACGGCGGCGCCCCCCGCATGCGGGTGGTTGACACGCCCGTGCCACCCCCTCGGGGTGCCGAGTCAAGCCCGGGAGACGGCACGGCCGGGCCGCAGCCCGACACTCGGGCGCAGGCGGGAGGAGAGGACGCGGTTCCCGCAGGGCCAACGCCGGAGGCGGTCCTCGCCCGGGTGATCGGCCCGCTGGGAGACATCCAGGTGGTCGAGGCGAAGGTGCGCTGGGGAGAGGGGGCGGCGGAGACGTCTTGA
- the aroB gene encoding 3-dehydroquinate synthase, translated as MARTVRVELGERSYRIHIGSGILADLGHIVRETLPRATRALVVTDEGAGPHYLDRALAALRAAGIEAGSATVPAGEPAKTLSEAARLYEACLDTGLDRDGCVVALGGGAVGDLAGFVAATFLRGVDFVQVPTTLLAQVDASIGGKVAVNLPRGKNLVGAFHQPRAVVADVTTLATLPAREYVAGLAEVVKHALLRDRGLFALLEDETSAVLARDPALLEDLVERNCRIKGAVVSADEREGGLRAILNLGHTVGHGVEAVLGRVEKGEPGATPREGLLHGECVSIGLIAAAWLSRRAGVLAQDDLPGRLEDLLRRLTLPVRLPPGTDLAAVREAMRYDKKARAGRLRWVLPVRVGQVQVTEHVRDEDVEAVLADLSRPLSG; from the coding sequence TTGGCCCGTACCGTTCGCGTCGAACTGGGCGAGCGCTCGTACCGGATCCACATCGGCAGCGGCATCCTGGCCGACCTGGGGCACATCGTGCGGGAGACCCTGCCCCGCGCCACCCGGGCCCTCGTCGTCACGGACGAGGGCGCCGGACCGCACTACCTCGACAGGGCCCTGGCAGCGCTGCGCGCCGCGGGCATCGAGGCCGGTTCTGCGACCGTGCCGGCCGGCGAGCCGGCCAAGACCCTGTCGGAGGCGGCGAGGCTCTACGAGGCCTGCCTCGACACGGGTCTCGACCGGGACGGGTGCGTCGTGGCGCTGGGCGGCGGCGCAGTCGGCGACCTCGCCGGTTTCGTGGCCGCGACGTTCCTGCGCGGGGTGGACTTCGTCCAGGTGCCCACGACCCTGCTGGCCCAGGTCGACGCGTCGATCGGGGGGAAGGTCGCCGTCAACCTGCCCCGCGGCAAGAACCTGGTGGGCGCCTTCCACCAGCCCCGGGCGGTCGTCGCCGACGTGACCACCCTCGCCACCCTGCCGGCGCGGGAGTACGTGGCCGGGCTCGCCGAGGTGGTCAAGCACGCCCTCCTGCGTGACCGGGGTCTGTTCGCCCTGCTCGAGGACGAGACGTCCGCCGTGCTGGCTCGCGACCCGGCCCTGCTCGAGGACCTGGTCGAACGGAACTGCCGCATCAAGGGTGCCGTGGTGAGCGCCGACGAGCGCGAGGGCGGCCTGCGCGCCATCCTCAACCTCGGCCACACGGTCGGTCACGGGGTGGAGGCGGTGCTCGGGCGGGTGGAGAAGGGCGAACCCGGCGCCACACCCCGCGAGGGACTCCTGCACGGAGAGTGCGTCAGCATCGGCCTGATCGCGGCCGCCTGGCTCAGCCGCCGCGCCGGGGTGCTCGCCCAGGACGACCTGCCGGGCCGGCTCGAGGACCTGCTGCGCCGGCTCACCCTGCCCGTGCGCCTGCCGCCGGGCACCGACCTCGCGGCCGTGCGGGAGGCCATGCGTTACGACAAGAAGGCCCGCGCCGGCCGGCTGCGCTGGGTGCTGCCGGTCCGCGTGGGCCAGGTGCAGGTGACGGAGCACGTTCGGGACGAGGACGTGGAGGCGGTGCTGGCGGACCTCAGTCGCCCGCTGTCCGGATGA
- a CDS encoding shikimate kinase, with amino-acid sequence MGTWPTSGPAEDRPPGNLYLVGLMGSGKTTVARIVAARLGWPWLDTDDLVQRDAGRTIPEIFAAEGEAGFRRREHEALARVAREGGRVVATGGGIVLLPENRALLRSTGFTVYLEVPPEELHRRLSRGRGLASRPLLSVPDPLGRLRALLAEREPLYREVAHAVVSGRRGPPAAVAERVVAAWRRRGGS; translated from the coding sequence ATGGGTACCTGGCCTACCTCCGGACCCGCTGAGGACCGGCCCCCGGGCAACCTGTACCTGGTCGGGCTCATGGGCAGCGGCAAGACCACGGTGGCCCGGATCGTGGCGGCCCGGCTCGGGTGGCCGTGGCTCGATACCGACGACCTCGTGCAGAGGGACGCCGGACGCACCATCCCGGAGATCTTCGCCGCCGAGGGCGAGGCGGGGTTCCGCCGCCGGGAGCACGAGGCCCTGGCCCGGGTCGCCCGGGAGGGCGGCCGGGTGGTGGCCACCGGCGGCGGGATCGTGCTCCTGCCCGAGAACCGGGCCTTGCTCCGCTCGACCGGGTTCACCGTCTACCTGGAGGTGCCGCCCGAGGAGCTTCACCGCCGCCTCTCGCGGGGGCGGGGGCTCGCCTCCCGCCCCCTGCTCTCCGTGCCCGACCCGCTGGGGCGCCTCCGGGCCCTGCTTGCCGAGCGCGAGCCCCTGTACCGGGAGGTCGCCCACGCCGTGGTGAGCGGGCGCCGCGGCCCCCCCGCCGCCGTGGCGGAGAGGGTGGTGGCGGCCTGGAGGCGGCGAGGTGGCTCCTGA
- the aroC gene encoding chorismate synthase, translating into MLRYLTAGESHGPGLVTIVEGLPAGIPVDLEAINRDLERRQGGYGRGGRQKIERDRVRVLGGIRHGRTLGSPVALLVENRDWANWQDIMSPLPPDDPAELETRRAQSRRVTRPRPGHADLVGSLKYAHDDARNVLERASARETAARVAAGSLARQLLRQFGIEVVGHVVAIGPVEADPAVLGALSPQELADRAEASPVRCADPAASARMVAEIDAARAEGDSLGGIIEVIATGLPPGLGSHVHWDRRLDGALAGALMSIQAMKGVEIGLGFEAARRRGSAVHDPIAWSPERGYFRTSNRAGGTEGGMSTGMPLVIRVAQKPIATLYRPLPTVEMGTHQPAEASVERSDVCAVPAGAVICECVTAFELARFFLEKFGGDSLEEVRRAYDGYLAYLRTR; encoded by the coding sequence GTGCTGCGGTACCTGACTGCCGGGGAGTCGCACGGGCCCGGGCTGGTGACCATCGTGGAAGGGCTGCCGGCGGGCATTCCCGTGGACCTGGAGGCCATCAACCGGGATCTGGAGCGGCGCCAGGGGGGATACGGCCGCGGCGGCCGGCAGAAGATCGAGCGCGACCGGGTCCGGGTGCTGGGTGGAATCCGCCACGGGCGCACGCTGGGTAGCCCGGTGGCGCTTCTCGTCGAGAACCGGGACTGGGCGAACTGGCAGGACATCATGTCCCCCCTGCCGCCTGACGATCCTGCAGAGCTGGAGACCCGTCGGGCGCAGTCGCGGCGCGTGACGCGGCCCCGGCCGGGGCACGCCGACCTCGTCGGGAGCCTGAAGTACGCCCATGACGACGCCCGCAACGTGCTCGAGCGGGCCTCGGCGCGCGAGACGGCCGCGCGGGTGGCCGCCGGGTCCCTGGCACGGCAGCTCCTGCGCCAGTTCGGCATCGAGGTCGTGGGGCACGTCGTGGCCATCGGGCCCGTCGAGGCCGACCCGGCCGTCCTCGGCGCGCTCAGCCCGCAGGAGCTGGCGGACCGGGCGGAGGCGTCGCCGGTGCGCTGCGCCGACCCGGCCGCCTCGGCGCGCATGGTGGCGGAGATCGACGCCGCCCGGGCCGAGGGCGACTCCCTGGGCGGCATCATCGAGGTCATCGCCACCGGGCTGCCGCCCGGGCTCGGCAGCCACGTGCACTGGGACCGCAGGCTCGACGGCGCCCTGGCCGGCGCCCTCATGTCGATCCAGGCGATGAAGGGCGTGGAGATCGGGCTCGGCTTCGAGGCGGCCCGCCGCCGGGGGTCGGCGGTTCACGACCCGATCGCCTGGTCGCCCGAGCGCGGGTACTTCCGCACGTCGAACCGGGCCGGCGGCACGGAGGGCGGCATGTCGACCGGCATGCCGCTGGTGATCCGGGTGGCTCAGAAGCCGATTGCCACCCTGTACCGCCCCTTGCCGACCGTCGAGATGGGCACCCACCAGCCGGCCGAGGCGAGCGTGGAGCGCTCGGACGTGTGCGCCGTCCCCGCCGGGGCGGTCATCTGCGAGTGCGTGACCGCCTTCGAGCTGGCAAGGTTCTTCCTGGAGAAGTTCGGGGGCGACAGCCTGGAAGAGGTGCGGCGCGCCTACGATGGGTACCTGGCCTACCTCCGGACCCGCTGA
- a CDS encoding prepilin peptidase has product MGASLAGAAIGGVLAWLGAWVSPRWTTRPRGAWEWALCTVLGAALGYGFGRGPAGLGPEFLRLAVLSAVVITASLVDLHDRIIPNELLLAAAALWLVLQVADPAGWLQALAGGAFGFGVLFLLGMLFRGGMGMGDVKMAGVVGLYLGWPAALAALLAAFVAGGLVSLALLALRRVGRKDQIAFGPFLAAGAIVAALGTPGIAWLSVGVAGP; this is encoded by the coding sequence ATGGGGGCTTCGCTGGCGGGCGCGGCGATCGGCGGCGTCCTGGCGTGGCTGGGCGCGTGGGTTTCGCCCCGCTGGACCACCCGGCCCCGGGGGGCCTGGGAGTGGGCGCTGTGCACGGTGCTGGGGGCGGCGCTGGGGTACGGCTTCGGCCGGGGGCCGGCCGGGCTCGGGCCGGAGTTCCTCCGGCTGGCCGTGCTGAGCGCGGTGGTGATCACGGCCAGCCTCGTCGACCTGCACGACCGGATCATCCCGAACGAGCTCCTGCTCGCTGCCGCGGCGCTGTGGCTCGTGCTGCAGGTCGCCGATCCGGCCGGCTGGCTGCAGGCTCTGGCCGGAGGGGCCTTCGGCTTCGGGGTCCTTTTCTTGCTCGGCATGCTCTTCCGGGGCGGCATGGGGATGGGTGACGTCAAGATGGCCGGGGTGGTGGGCCTCTACCTCGGGTGGCCGGCGGCCCTGGCGGCCCTCCTGGCGGCCTTCGTCGCCGGGGGACTGGTCAGCCTGGCGCTCCTGGCCCTGCGGCGGGTGGGGCGCAAGGACCAGATCGCCTTCGGCCCCTTCCTGGCCGCCGGGGCGATCGTGGCCGCCCTGGGGACGCCGGGGATCGCGTGGTTGTCGGTGGGCGTGGCGGGCCCGTGA
- a CDS encoding shikimate dehydrogenase, producing the protein MSVPRDVWGRQPRPYALLGWPVGHSLSPAMHNAAFREQGLQAIYVALAVPPEALGEAVRGLASLGFGGANVTIPHKEAVLDYLDEVTPEARLIGAVNTIVCRHGRLVGHNTDGQGFLRHLYAEGIDPAGQNAVILGAGGAARAIAAALAAAGVQTLVVAGRTPERAEAVAGLARRAASAAGTEVEATAVPLPSREAELCLADAHLVVNCTPVGMAPATEESPLPDGLGGLRPGTVVYDTVYRPAETRLLREARARALVTVGGLGMLVHQGALAWELWFGRPGPVQVMWAAAEAALRGED; encoded by the coding sequence ATGTCGGTGCCTCGTGATGTCTGGGGGAGGCAGCCGCGCCCGTACGCCTTGCTTGGCTGGCCCGTGGGCCACTCGCTCTCCCCTGCGATGCACAACGCGGCTTTTCGGGAACAAGGGCTCCAGGCGATCTACGTGGCGCTCGCCGTTCCGCCGGAGGCGCTGGGGGAGGCCGTCCGGGGGCTCGCGTCGCTGGGCTTCGGCGGCGCCAACGTCACGATACCCCACAAGGAAGCCGTGCTCGACTACCTGGACGAGGTGACCCCGGAGGCGCGCCTGATCGGGGCCGTGAATACCATTGTCTGCCGTCACGGACGCCTCGTAGGGCACAACACCGACGGACAGGGCTTTCTCCGCCATCTCTACGCCGAGGGGATCGACCCGGCGGGCCAGAACGCCGTGATCCTGGGTGCCGGCGGGGCGGCGCGGGCGATCGCCGCGGCCCTGGCCGCGGCGGGCGTCCAAACCCTGGTGGTCGCCGGCCGTACCCCGGAGCGGGCGGAGGCGGTGGCCGGGCTCGCCCGCCGGGCGGCCTCGGCGGCAGGCACGGAGGTGGAGGCGACGGCCGTCCCCCTGCCGAGCCGGGAGGCGGAGCTGTGTCTCGCCGACGCGCACCTGGTCGTCAACTGCACCCCTGTGGGCATGGCCCCGGCCACCGAGGAGTCTCCGCTCCCGGACGGCCTCGGGGGCCTGCGCCCGGGGACGGTCGTCTACGATACGGTTTACCGGCCCGCGGAGACGCGCCTCCTGCGGGAAGCGCGTGCCCGGGCGCTGGTCACGGTCGGCGGCCTGGGGATGCTGGTCCACCAGGGGGCGCTCGCCTGGGAGCTCTGGTTCGGCCGGCCCGGGCCGGTACAGGTCATGTGGGCCGCTGCGGAGGCGGCCCTCAGGGGAGAGGACTGA
- a CDS encoding YqeG family HAD IIIA-type phosphatase, whose product MDEHEAAITSTPPYDDPGGNGPPRAPAARASDRSRRVCYAHSRVGRCTRILRVLVPAEVQSSIFAVDFGALRRRGIRGLIVDLDNTLVPWRHPAPTPAALEWLRRAEGAGLRVCIVSNGGSRRVEAFARQAGVAYVGGAGKPRRHGFREAMARLGTGPGETAVVGDQLFTDVLGGNRLGLYTILVSPVSPREFIGTRFMRLLEKLVLGRLARPGAVPAPDRRSGRNPRSHP is encoded by the coding sequence GTGGATGAACATGAGGCAGCCATCACCTCCACCCCACCGTATGACGACCCCGGGGGAAACGGCCCGCCCCGGGCGCCGGCCGCCCGCGCCAGTGACAGGTCCCGGCGGGTGTGCTACGCTCATTCCCGGGTGGGGAGGTGCACGCGAATCCTGCGGGTGTTGGTCCCTGCCGAGGTTCAGTCGTCGATCTTCGCCGTGGACTTCGGTGCGCTGCGGCGCCGGGGCATCCGGGGCCTCATCGTCGATCTCGACAACACCCTGGTCCCCTGGCGCCACCCGGCGCCGACCCCGGCCGCGCTCGAGTGGCTCCGGCGGGCCGAGGGGGCTGGCCTGCGCGTCTGCATCGTGTCCAACGGCGGCAGCCGGCGGGTCGAGGCCTTCGCCCGCCAGGCCGGGGTCGCTTACGTGGGCGGTGCGGGCAAGCCCCGCCGCCACGGGTTCCGGGAGGCGATGGCCCGCCTGGGCACCGGCCCGGGGGAGACGGCGGTGGTGGGGGACCAGCTCTTCACGGACGTGCTGGGGGGTAACCGGTTGGGGCTCTACACCATCCTGGTGTCGCCGGTGTCGCCGCGCGAGTTCATCGGGACTCGCTTCATGCGTCTGCTCGAGAAGCTGGTGCTGGGTCGCCTCGCCCGCCCGGGGGCGGTCCCCGCTCCCGACCGGCGGTCCGGCAGGAATCCGCGGTCGCACCCATGA
- a CDS encoding manganese catalase family protein, with amino-acid sequence MFIHKKELLRPVRVVTPDPRWGEIILDQYAGADSEATALNTYLTQRYNTNIPAIRDLLTDIGTEEISHWEMVAELVRQHGCTVKMRDSRGSPWTSSYADVTGNIITDLYSDIAAELRARDLYLRLANMVEDPGSRDTLLFLGAREEAHAAAFARALEAIKGTLELPVEWFRHPYLNMSPGTYEAMRARSAPPPPPLTYPPSYPYPTAFEYPPR; translated from the coding sequence ATGTTCATCCACAAGAAGGAACTCCTCCGCCCCGTCCGGGTCGTCACGCCCGATCCGCGCTGGGGAGAGATCATCCTGGATCAGTACGCCGGCGCGGACTCCGAGGCGACCGCACTCAACACGTACCTCACCCAGCGGTACAACACGAACATACCGGCGATCCGCGACCTCCTGACGGACATCGGCACGGAGGAGATCTCGCACTGGGAGATGGTGGCCGAGCTCGTGCGCCAGCACGGCTGCACGGTCAAGATGCGGGACTCCCGCGGGTCGCCGTGGACCTCCAGCTACGCGGACGTCACCGGCAACATCATCACCGACCTGTACAGCGACATCGCGGCCGAACTGCGGGCCCGCGACCTTTACCTGCGCCTGGCGAACATGGTCGAGGACCCCGGGAGCCGCGACACCCTGCTGTTCCTCGGCGCCCGGGAGGAGGCCCACGCCGCCGCGTTCGCACGGGCCCTCGAGGCCATCAAGGGTACCCTCGAGCTCCCGGTCGAGTGGTTCCGCCACCCCTACCTGAACATGTCGCCCGGCACCTACGAAGCGATGCGCGCCCGGTCGGCTCCGCCCCCTCCGCCGCTCACCTATCCGCCGTCCTACCCGTACCCGACGGCCTTCGAGTACCCGCCGCGGTGA
- a CDS encoding sigma-70 family RNA polymerase sigma factor has protein sequence MYLRSLKRLRGEVSLYDPIGVDREGNEIQLIDVLGSDPDVVPELVGRRLEEGRLREMLARLGPKERQVLELRYGIHGGPRKTQREIARMLGISRSYVSRIEKKAVTKLCKALLEEGPRGADSEASGR, from the coding sequence ATGTACTTGAGGTCCCTCAAGCGCCTGCGCGGCGAGGTGTCGCTCTACGACCCGATCGGCGTGGACAGGGAGGGCAACGAGATCCAGCTGATCGACGTGCTGGGGAGCGACCCGGACGTCGTTCCCGAACTGGTCGGCCGGCGCCTGGAGGAGGGGCGCCTGCGGGAGATGCTCGCGCGCCTGGGGCCGAAGGAGCGCCAGGTGCTGGAGCTGCGGTACGGCATCCACGGGGGCCCCCGCAAGACCCAGCGGGAGATCGCCCGGATGTTGGGGATCTCCCGCAGCTACGTGAGCCGGATCGAGAAGAAGGCCGTCACCAAGCTGTGCAAGGCGCTGCTGGAGGAAGGGCCGAGGGGTGCCGACTCCGAAGCGTCAGGGCGCTAA
- a CDS encoding polysaccharide deacetylase family protein has translation MTRRGSGTRRVLKAALVVLVLIAAYVLVPFRSSGARLAHARAERREAPGWVPVPILAYHEIADGPSPIDLSPRDFALELRYLARAGYSPVTLDQVYRAVARRTPLPGRPIVLTFDDGYESFYRSAFPLLQRYHYPATVFVSTGLVGRPGYLTWDQIRELDRAGIEIGAHTVNHPDLRGLDDTQLRSEISGSREVLSARLGHAPAFFAYPYGALNPRVVDAVRRAGFLAAVTGRPGAVGPSQDPFLWPRNVVVRGTGYWRLGRLLRRALQQSGP, from the coding sequence ATGACGCGAAGGGGTTCCGGGACCAGGCGGGTCCTGAAGGCAGCGCTGGTTGTGCTGGTCCTGATCGCCGCGTACGTGCTGGTCCCGTTCCGTTCTTCCGGGGCAAGACTGGCCCATGCGCGGGCAGAACGCCGGGAGGCGCCGGGCTGGGTTCCGGTCCCCATCCTGGCTTACCACGAGATCGCCGACGGGCCCTCGCCGATCGATCTCTCGCCGCGGGACTTCGCGCTCGAGCTCCGCTACCTGGCGCGGGCGGGCTACTCGCCGGTCACGCTCGACCAAGTGTACAGGGCTGTCGCTCGTCGCACCCCGCTACCGGGCCGTCCGATCGTGCTGACCTTCGACGACGGGTATGAAAGCTTTTACCGCTCGGCATTTCCGCTGCTGCAACGGTACCACTACCCGGCCACCGTGTTCGTCAGCACCGGACTGGTGGGTCGGCCGGGGTACCTGACCTGGGATCAGATCCGGGAACTCGACCGGGCGGGGATCGAGATCGGCGCCCACACGGTGAATCACCCCGACCTGCGGGGGCTTGACGACACGCAGCTTCGGTCGGAGATCTCAGGGTCCCGCGAGGTTCTCTCTGCCCGCCTCGGTCACGCCCCGGCATTCTTCGCGTACCCCTATGGCGCGCTGAACCCGCGCGTCGTGGACGCCGTCCGCCGCGCGGGCTTTCTCGCCGCCGTCACCGGGCGTCCCGGCGCGGTGGGCCCGTCGCAGGACCCCTTCCTCTGGCCACGCAACGTGGTCGTCCGGGGCACCGGGTACTGGCGCCTTGGGCGTCTCCTGCGGCGGGCGCTCCAGCAGTCCGGTCCGTAA
- a CDS encoding ABC transporter permease — protein sequence MASFSRPALPRRPAVADLIVGIGTLGLVYGIVHVGAGMGAPLEAGRGPAILLDPRMLPYYAGRSLLRMFLAFAFSILFTIVYGYIAAYSRSAERILIPLLDVLQSVPVLGFLSVTVAGFTALFPNRLLGAELASIFAIFTSQVWNMTFSFYHSLTVIPQDLREAARILRLDPWRRLTAVELPYSMVGLVWNGMISFGGGWFFLAASEAITVLGRDIRLPGLGSYLATAVEQADLRAVTWAVVTMVVVVVLVDQLFWRPVAAWTQRFKMEEVDDEEEPSSHVLDVLRRSRVAGAIWRRAVEPVWRAADAALSGLAKVLEGRFASGAAPRVLTRATGAVVGALVLRYAYLALRMLGGMPPGALTGVVGLGLLTLVRVLLSTALAALWTVPVGVAIGLNPRLARVMRPLVQIAASFPANLVFPFLTALYLRYHVNFEIGTIPLMMLGTQWYVLFNVISGATALPADLREAAAMLRLRGWARWRSVYLPAIAPSLVNGCIAAAGGAWNASIVSEIVTWGSTTLSVPGLGAFITQAARVGDWAGIVWGITVMSTLVVLMNRLLWHTLFRTASAHYHA from the coding sequence GTGGCTTCTTTTTCCCGTCCCGCGCTCCCGCGACGTCCGGCCGTCGCCGACTTGATCGTCGGGATTGGGACGCTGGGGCTGGTTTACGGAATCGTCCACGTGGGAGCCGGCATGGGGGCTCCTCTGGAAGCGGGCCGGGGTCCCGCCATCCTCCTGGACCCGCGAATGCTCCCGTACTACGCCGGACGTTCGCTTCTGCGAATGTTCCTGGCGTTTGCTTTTTCCATCCTGTTCACCATCGTGTACGGTTACATCGCGGCCTACAGCCGGTCGGCCGAGCGAATCTTGATCCCCCTGCTCGACGTGCTGCAGTCGGTCCCCGTCCTCGGGTTCCTCTCCGTGACGGTGGCCGGCTTCACCGCGCTGTTCCCGAACCGGCTGCTGGGGGCGGAGTTGGCCTCCATCTTCGCCATCTTCACGAGCCAGGTCTGGAACATGACCTTCAGTTTCTATCACTCCCTGACCGTCATCCCCCAGGACCTGCGCGAAGCCGCCCGGATCCTCCGGCTCGACCCCTGGCGCCGGCTGACCGCCGTCGAACTTCCGTATTCCATGGTGGGCCTGGTCTGGAACGGGATGATATCCTTCGGCGGCGGCTGGTTCTTCCTCGCCGCCAGCGAGGCGATCACGGTGTTGGGGCGGGACATCCGCCTGCCAGGACTGGGGTCGTATCTCGCCACCGCGGTGGAGCAGGCCGACCTCCGCGCCGTCACCTGGGCCGTTGTCACGATGGTCGTGGTGGTCGTGCTGGTCGATCAGCTCTTCTGGCGCCCCGTGGCCGCCTGGACCCAACGGTTCAAGATGGAAGAGGTGGACGACGAGGAGGAGCCCAGCTCCCACGTCCTGGATGTGCTGCGACGCTCCCGCGTGGCTGGGGCCATCTGGCGCCGGGCGGTGGAGCCGGTCTGGCGCGCCGCCGACGCCGCCCTCTCCGGTCTGGCGAAGGTTTTGGAGGGGCGCTTCGCCTCGGGTGCCGCGCCTCGGGTCCTCACCCGGGCTACCGGCGCGGTCGTCGGGGCCCTGGTGCTGCGGTACGCCTACCTGGCCCTCCGCATGCTGGGCGGCATGCCTCCGGGGGCATTGACGGGCGTAGTCGGCCTGGGCCTCCTCACGCTTGTCCGAGTCCTGCTCTCGACGGCGCTGGCGGCTCTCTGGACGGTCCCGGTCGGGGTGGCCATCGGGCTGAACCCCCGTCTGGCCCGGGTGATGCGTCCGCTGGTGCAGATCGCCGCCTCGTTCCCGGCCAACCTCGTGTTCCCGTTCCTCACCGCCCTGTACCTGCGGTACCACGTGAACTTCGAGATCGGCACCATTCCCCTCATGATGCTCGGGACCCAGTGGTACGTCCTGTTCAACGTGATCTCGGGGGCGACAGCGCTCCCCGCCGACCTCCGGGAGGCCGCGGCCATGCTCCGCCTGCGGGGCTGGGCACGCTGGCGCAGCGTCTACCTGCCGGCGATTGCTCCCTCGCTGGTGAACGGGTGCATCGCGGCCGCCGGGGGTGCGTGGAACGCCTCCATCGTGTCCGAGATCGTCACCTGGGGATCGACGACGCTCTCGGTTCCGGGCCTTGGCGCCTTCATCACCCAGGCCGCCCGGGTCGGCGACTGGGCCGGCATCGTCTGGGGCATCACGGTGATGTCCACCCTGGTGGTGCTGATGAACCGGCTTCTGTGGCACACCCTCTTCCGAACGGCCAGCGCTCACTACCATGCATGA